In Humulus lupulus chromosome 6, drHumLupu1.1, whole genome shotgun sequence, a single genomic region encodes these proteins:
- the LOC133782528 gene encoding uncharacterized protein LOC133782528 — translation MPTVWFSLKKSLHCKSEPSEVHDPKSRKHLSTILTRKAGRSGCSRSIANLKDVIHGSKRHMEKPPSCSPRSIGSSEFLNPITHEVILSNSRCELKISGFNGFQEGVGNGNIGNGSGGSGGNGGGSTFVGTLRPGTPGPGGHSTMHYFNPSFRTSSTPPRKSQFLVSDKENSTEGSGFGGSAIFGGGNSNGVRPSNRISLDADSNGSSTITCHKCGEQFNRWEAAESHHLSKHAVTELVEGDSSRKIVEIICRTSWLKSENHCGRIERVLKVHNMQKTLARFEEHREMVKMKASKLAKKHPRCLADGNELLRFYGTTLACSLGLSGSSSLCVSEKCSVCRIIRNGFSAKKELKEGVGVFTTSTSGRAFESIEIIEEDPTLRKALIVCRVIAGRVHKPLENIQEITGQVGFDSLAGKVGLYSNIEELYLLNPRALLPCFVVICKP, via the exons ATGCCAACAGTTTGGTTCTCTCTGAAGAAATCTCTACACTGTAAATCAGAGCCATCAGAAGTTCATGACCCAAAATCCAGAAAACACTTGAGCACAATCTTGACTCGAAAAGCTGGAAGGTCAGGCTGTTCAAGGTCCATAGCAAATCTCAAAGATGTCATCCATGGGAGTAAGAGGCACATGGAGAAACCCCCAAGTTGTAGTCCAAGATCCATAGGGAGCAGTGAGTTTTTAAACCCGATAACACATGAAGTTATTTTGAGTAACTCAAGGTGTGAGCTTAAAATCTCTGGCTTTAATGGCTTCCAAGAAGGGGTTGGGAATGGCAATATAGGTAATGGCAGTGGAGGTAGTGGTGGAAATGGTGGTGGGTCAACCTTTGTTGGAACTTTGAGACCAGGCACACCTGGGCCTGGTGGCCACTCTACAATGCATTACTTTAACCCTTCCTTTAGGACCTCATCAACTCCTCCAAGAAAGTCTCAGTTTCTTGTATCAGATAAAGAAAATAGTACAGAAGGGTCTGGTTTTGGAGGCTCTGCTATTTTTGGTGGTGGTAATAGTAATGGGGTTCGTCCAAGTAATAGGATCTCTCTTGATGCAGATTCTAATGGTTCCTCGACAATCACTTGCCACAAATGTGGAGAACAATTCAACAGATGGGAAGCTGCTGAATCTCACCATCTATCCAAACATGCAG TGACTGAGCTTGTGGAAGGTGATTCATCCAGGAAGATTGTGGAGATAATATGCAGGACCAGCTGGTTGAAATCTGAGAACCATTGTGGTAGGATTGAGAGAGTTTTGAAAGTTCACAACATGCAAAAAACTCTTGCCCGGTTCGAAGAACACAGAGAAATGGTAAAGATGAAAGCCAGCAAACTCGCCAAGAAACACCCGCGGTGTCTTGCCGATGGCAATGAGCTTTTGAGATTTTATGGCACCACATTAGCCTGCTCACTTGGTCTAAGTGGTTCTTCTAGTTTATGCGTATCAGAAAAATGCAGTGTATGTAGGATTATAAGAAATGGTTTCTCAGCAAAGAAAGAGCTCAAGGAAGGAGTAGGAGTGTTCACAACTTCAACCAGTGGAAGAGCTTTCGAATCTATTGAGATAATTGAAGAAGACCCTACTTTAAGAAAGGCCTTGATAGTTTGTAGAGTTATAGCTGGGAGGGTTCATAAGCCTTTGGAGAACATACAAGAGATTACAGGTCAAGTTGGTTTTGATTCATTGGCTGGTAAGGTGGGTCTTTACTCAAATATCGAAGAGCTTTATCTGCTTAATCCAAGAGCTCTTCTTCCTTGTTTTGTGGTAATTTGCAAACCTTGA
- the LOC133784189 gene encoding uncharacterized protein LOC133784189, whose product MHKSLLLDMDSSSGGDQQFEMSQPGNLRAKFTGGNSSARASGPMVKKLRMTKKAIGTTSKSTAKGKDQSPAAQANVPPPPPVEKMLPPPPRAQSPARDMEAEAGTTMVVVPEVRIPVDPRALEKIPDVFRGTVYETASYAVDHFYRFTERELRAIETRSPDGVMESSLGMALTVS is encoded by the exons ATGCATAAATCTTTACTCCTTGACATGGACTCTTCATCTGGTGGTGACCAGCAATTTG agatgtctcagcctggCAACCTGCGAGCTAAGTTCACTGGAGGGAACTCCTCCGCTAGggcttccgggcccatggtgaagaagctccggatgACCAAGAAGGCCATCGGGACAACATCCAAATCCACTGCCAAAGGGAAGGATCAGAGCCCCGCTGCCCAGGCCAATGTACCTCCGCCTCCGCCAGTGGAGAAGATGCtcccgccccctccacgagctcagTCCCCTGCTAGGGACATGGAGGCGGAGGCCGGGACTACGATGGTCGTAGTCCCAGAGGTGCGCATCCCCGTGGACCCCCGGGCCCTAGAGAAGATTCCTGACgtcttccgggggacggtgtatgagacggcgagctacgccgtcgaccacttctaccgcttcaCTGAGAGAGagctgcgggccatcgaaacaaggagcccggatgGTGtgatggaatcttcattgggcatggccctaacggtaagctga